One window of the Candidatus Saccharibacteria bacterium genome contains the following:
- a CDS encoding DUF4190 domain-containing protein translates to MSEASKTEQTGGQGHSTAALVLGILAIVASIVWYIGIPLGVIAIILGVNSLKKQGHKKAVAGIVTGVIGIVISLLIVWMVQAALPALQKSQRDTARKNDVTVLTTDVLNFQTTNRGQLPAPSDLSTSSLGQVTALTSEGDPTTDSAVYSVGKNCDGASSERAYSITILLENGSTYCQGS, encoded by the coding sequence ATGTCAGAAGCGAGCAAAACAGAACAGACGGGTGGTCAAGGACACTCAACGGCGGCATTAGTACTTGGCATTTTGGCAATCGTTGCTTCTATCGTATGGTATATTGGCATTCCTTTAGGTGTTATTGCTATTATCCTTGGCGTGAACTCTCTCAAGAAACAAGGTCACAAAAAGGCAGTAGCGGGTATTGTTACGGGCGTCATTGGCATCGTTATTAGCTTACTGATCGTTTGGATGGTACAAGCTGCACTTCCCGCATTACAGAAGAGCCAGCGCGATACTGCCCGTAAAAATGACGTTACCGTTTTGACTACTGATGTACTGAACTTCCAAACGACTAATCGCGGACAGCTTCCAGCTCCAAGCGATCTTTCAACCTCTAGTCTTGGTCAGGTTACAGCTCTCACTAGTGAGGGTGACCCAACAACAGATAGCGCCGTCTATTCAGTCGGTAAAAACTGCGATGGTGCATCATCTGAGCGTGCTTACTCAATCACTATTCTCCTTGAGAACGGTTCAACATACTGCCAGGGTTCGTAG
- a CDS encoding KTSC domain-containing protein, which produces MTQHKENYSWVYIGLAILIGVVILYAIFASPGSGYVNVKYRDDKVNISASNFEPLDKSDSTVKGAWYDSVNEYLVIKLGSTYYHYCGMPSSTWSGLKSSASLDAYYQQDIKSNFDCRENPVPRY; this is translated from the coding sequence ATGACACAGCATAAAGAAAACTATTCATGGGTATATATCGGACTCGCGATACTAATAGGTGTTGTTATACTATATGCAATCTTTGCATCCCCTGGCTCTGGCTATGTGAATGTTAAATACCGTGATGATAAAGTAAATATTTCAGCTAGCAATTTTGAGCCACTCGACAAGTCAGACTCAACTGTAAAAGGTGCTTGGTATGATAGTGTGAACGAGTATTTGGTCATCAAGCTTGGCAGTACCTATTATCATTATTGTGGCATGCCTAGCAGTACGTGGAGTGGTCTTAAATCATCTGCATCCTTGGATGCATACTATCAACAGGACATTAAAAGTAATTTCGATTGTAGAGAGAATCCTGTTCCGAGATATTAA
- a CDS encoding DUF2569 domain-containing protein yields MQLPHSKTRQTYIEQIKVVEANLKDATSREKDKALLALVQKRLDSLAEKYQYSDEIGTARYKLYELQALVHYFNGHDDDALDFINQAIDMRGETYAKAEKLKNQLSPGDSYLTKTTNPDKITKEQRRDQKIGLEGWLAYFIVGLGIAIIYNIFQIFTYPSAFNEIESVRSQAPGFVAAMMPALWFEVFQFAALAAVAIWLIVLLAQHKRLAKHVAIAFLVANIVLGVVDYAWASSIFSEYNINVDSEMSKQGGSIGRAIIFSCIWIPYFLVSKRVKATLTK; encoded by the coding sequence GTGCAACTTCCACACTCAAAAACTCGCCAGACTTATATAGAACAAATTAAAGTCGTCGAGGCAAACCTCAAAGATGCAACATCTCGCGAAAAAGATAAAGCACTACTGGCTCTAGTTCAAAAACGACTCGATTCCTTAGCTGAAAAGTACCAATATAGTGACGAAATCGGTACGGCGAGATATAAACTTTATGAGTTACAGGCGTTAGTTCATTACTTCAATGGACATGACGATGATGCGCTAGATTTTATCAATCAAGCGATAGATATGCGTGGCGAAACTTATGCGAAAGCAGAAAAGCTGAAAAATCAATTGTCGCCTGGAGATTCCTACCTTACAAAAACCACTAATCCCGACAAAATAACAAAAGAGCAACGACGCGATCAGAAGATCGGACTTGAAGGCTGGCTGGCATACTTTATTGTCGGGCTAGGTATCGCGATCATTTATAATATCTTTCAAATCTTTACGTACCCATCCGCATTCAACGAGATTGAATCTGTAAGGTCACAAGCTCCCGGGTTCGTTGCGGCCATGATGCCTGCTCTATGGTTTGAAGTCTTCCAGTTCGCAGCACTAGCCGCTGTAGCAATCTGGTTAATTGTGCTCCTTGCGCAGCATAAACGACTCGCCAAACATGTTGCTATCGCATTCTTGGTGGCAAATATAGTTCTTGGTGTCGTAGATTACGCATGGGCAAGCTCAATCTTTAGCGAGTACAACATAAATGTCGATAGCGAGATGAGTAAGCAAGGTGGGTCTATTGGTCGAGCCATTATCTTTTCTTGTATCTGGATCCCATACTTCCTTGTTTCTAAGCGGGTAAAGGCTACGCTAACGAAATGA